In Mesorhizobium sp. CAU 1732, the genomic window TGGGAACGTCTGGAAATGCAGTTTCGTCAATTCCGCTGGCTCGGCTGCTGCCATCACCACGATCGACTTCGCCATCGCGCGCGCAATCTTTTCAATCAACTCTGGTTCCTTCTCCACCGTGGAGGCCAACGTGCTGTTCGCTTGGCTGTAACCAATGCGCCGCAGCGGCTCGGGCAGGAAATAATTCAGCTGCGCTCCATTGGTCTCGAACAGAGCGTATACCGCATCCCAAAGAAACAGAGCCTGCACGCGCCCGCGCTGCAGAGCATCCAGCGCCGGCAGCGATGAACCGACGACGAGAACCGGAACGTCTTTCGGATCCCACCCTTGTGCCCGCACGATCATCTCAATTGTCGGAATCAAGGCCGGCGAGTTCGTCCCGATCGTCTGGCCCTTCATATCCGCGAATGATTTGATGGGACCATCCTTCAACACCGCGACCGACTGGTAATTGTCGGGAATGGGGCACATGAAGCCCACCACCGGTATGCCATTGGAACGGCCGCCGAAGATGCCGCCTGCGCCCGTAACCATGGCGGAGGCTTGTCCTGAAACCATCAAGTTGGTCGCGAGTTGGGCTCCTGCAACCGGCATGATTTCGACGTCGAGGCCCTCTTCAGCGTAGAAGCCGAACGAGATCGGGATGGACGCGTAGACTGCGTCTGCGGAGGAATCGAGAGTTGCAATACCGTAGGATATGCCGATCTTGCGGCGCGTTTGCGCAATGGCCGGCATCGCCAGCGTTGTCGCCGTGGCCGCTGCGGCGGCAAGCAGTTTTCGCCGGGTTAAGGCGAACGGAATGTATTTAATTGTCATTTTGGGTTCCCCTGTTGTTAAGTGGTGGCTTTTCAGGCTGCCCTGCCGGAAATCTCGCTTTGGCTCGCCCAGAACAAAATCTTGTGGCGGGCGTACTCGACCCCGAAATGAAATATGGTTCCGACAATCGCGAGAATGATTGCGGTCGCAAAGACGCCCGCGGTGTCCAGCAGCGCACTCTGGTTGACGATCAGGTAGCCCATGCCGGTGTTTGAGCCCAAGAACTCACCGACGATCACACCGAGCATCGAAAACAAAAGGCCAATGTTGGCGCCCGCAAGCAGGAACGGCATCGAACTCGGCAACTTCACTTTCCAGAACAGCTGAACGCGCGTCGCACGCAACGTGCGCATGAGCGCGACCTGCTCATTGTCGGCGATTTTCAATCCGTGAAGCATATTCAGGAAGATGGGGAAGAAGGCGGACAGTGCCCCAAGGGCGATCTTCGACTCAATGCCATATCCGCACCAGACGATGATGACGGGCGCGAGCGCGATGCGCGGCATTGCCTGGAAGCCCACCAGAATCGGGTAGATAGTGCGCTCGAGAAAGCGCACTTCGCTGATAACGGCGGCGCTGGCTACGCCTAGCACGAATGCGATCAGGAATCCGGCGACCGTCGCATAGATGGTCATGGCGAGATGATGTGGGTAGAGATCTATCCCGTTTATCAGCGCGAACAGCACCTGGGTGGGCGCAGGCAGCAGGATGCCGGGCTCGAAAATGACGACCGCAAGCTCCCAAAGTAGAAACGAAGCGATAAATGCGCCGATCGCGTAGAGGAACGAGACAAAGTTTTCCATGGTCATTCCTCACCTCCAGCGTGACGCTCCGGAAACAACGAGCGGATATGATCAGCGATTTCTCCGAAGCGTGGGTGTCCCATCACTGACAACGACCGGGGCCGTGGAATATCTACGTCCAGCACTTCCAGGATGCGCCCGGGACGCGGCGTCATGACCACGATACGGTCGCTCAATAGAATTGCCTCCGGGATGTTGTGGGTGACGAAGATCATCGTTCGCCCGGTCGCTTTCCATATGCGCTGGAGCTCCAGGTTGAGGTCTTCGCGGGTCATGGCATCAAGTGCCGCAAACGGCTCATCCATCAGCAGCACTGGCGAGTCGAATGCCAGCGCACGTGCAATTGCGACGCGCTGCTGCATGCCGCCCGACAGTTCCGCGGGGTAAGCATTCTCGAACCCCTGCAGTCCGATCATGGTCAGGAGCTGACGCGCACGCTCCGCGTATTCCTCCCTTGGCTCAAGACCAAGCACCTCGGCAGGCAGGAGGACGTTGTCGATGATACGACGCCAAGGCAGCAGGACTGGACGCTGAAATACGTAGCCAATCGACGCTTGGTCGGCGACCGGCGAGCCGTGGATCGCAATCGACCCCGATGTAGGCGTGAGCAGCCCGGCAATGAGGTTAAGCAGAGTAGTCTTGCCGCATCCACTAGGCCCGAGGATGCTCACGAACTCGCCGTCTCGGATCGACAGCGTACTTGGTGCCAGCGCCACAACCGAGGCGCGGTTCCGAGTTTGATACGTCTTGCTGACTGCGTCGATTACAACACTCTCGCCCGACCTTGTTTCAACGTCTTTCAAAGCGACCCCACTAATGCACTTGGTTCTGGCGCCCACTGTCGTGCCTTGGAAGTGTGGCGACCTACCCATGTTCAAACGAACCTCGAATAGATATTGAAGGGAAACGCACGATCATCGGCGGGAATGCGCCGGACGCGCGCTCCATCAAGGATCTTGTCCATCGTCGACCCCAGGTCCGGGCATGCGTGCGGCACGCTTCCAGTCATCTGAAGCCATAGTTAGCGAGCGTTGTTTCACTAGAACGCAAGCATTCGACGAATTCGCTTTGCTGGCATGCCAGGCGTGCAGCGTTGCCATTCCATGCGGGGTGGCACGTTGCATAAGTGCAATTGCCGGTCGCCCGGTCGAACCTTGGTTCATCATGCTAGTCATCTGCAAGCTCCGCCATGGGCCGCTCATTGCTCGACAGTTTCAGATATACCTTCCACGAAACGAGATAAGCGGGTCCAATGCTTTTATCCAAAAAACGCATCCGCATTTCTTATGTGTCTAGGCGTATCATCCCGCTCGCGGATGGTGGCCATCTCGGGCGCGCTCGCACCTCGCAGTCGGCAACTAGGCCGAGGTTGGGATCGTGGTCGATGGTGATCGACAGTTGCGGGGCGCTGGTGGTTCTGGCGTGTATGACAACCACAGCCACACAGTCGTCGGCGCCGATGATGGCCGTCGCGCCGGCTATGGCTCCTTCCGTCAGGGTGTTCAAGCCGTCAACGCCGCTCTGGCGGCCAGCCACTAGACACGCAAGTGAATTCCGTGCGGGGTCTGGCATGAAAGCCACCTAGCTCGGGGTAGTCAGCCGACTCCGAAGGACAGCGGCACGGCTGCACCCGATCATGAGCCGCTTGGACGTCATGCACCTGCCCCCGTAGGCGTCTGACCAGGTTGGAGTGTCTGGACGTCCACGCGGCGCGCGGGACGCATGCTGCCAAGCGGCAACATGGACCGTGATTGGGGAGAGGCGAAGACTTTGGGCTTCTCAGTCGACTGATGTCTGGTGCTGGCTGTAATCCCAACCGTCTTGCAACGTGCGAACAGCGCCGTGCAGATGCGCCATGAACTGATCGACGACAACGGAGCGCCTTTTGTTCTTAGGAATCATCGCGACGTATTCGACCATCAGGGCTGGCATCAATGGGCGGAACTGAAGCCGGTCGCCATAAGCAACCCCGTTAAAAAGATCGATGACGGCAACGCCTACACCAGCCTCCGCCCATTGGCAGGCGGAAACCGCCGAGGTGGTATAGAAGTTTTTCACATGCGCCGGCTTGTCGATTCGTAGTGCCGCCTGCCACTGAGCGTAGATCGGCGTGTTTCGGGTGGGCAGAATGATGCGCTGGTCGCTCAGGTCATCACGGGTAATGATCTGCTTCTTCGCCAGTGGATGCGTGCTCGGCATAGCGGCGATCGCCTCCACCCGCGCCAAGAGTTTGATCATGGCGTCTGGATAGGCCATCGGCATCAACGACAGCGCCAAGTCGAAATTGCCCAGTCCGGACCAGTCGCGCAGGTCCCCCGGAATGGACATTTCCATCGAGATCTCGACGTCGGGAAATTCAGCGACGAACGACTTCATTGCTGCAGGCAAGAGGCCGAAGGCTGCGGCCGGCGTGCAGGCGATCTGCAATTGGCGATGCTGGTCATTCCGGAGACCCTTCGACATCTCGTCAATCCGGGTCATTCCAGCCAATATCATATCGACTTCGTTGTAGAGGGCGATTGCATCGGATGTCGGCACGATGCGCCGCCCTTCCCGAACGAACAGCCCCATTTTCAGGCTTTCAGCCAGATCATGCAACAGACGACTGACCGCGGGCTGGCTCAAGCCAAGGTGCTCCGCGGCCATTGATACCGATCCGGTCTGCATCCAAGCGCTGAAAGCCCTGAGGCGGCGAAGATCGATCATTGAAAAGGGGTAGCACGGAATAAGTACATTACAAACACGGATGTTTCCTTTGAATGAATGCATTGGACACTCCAGCATGCTGCGCGGCATCGTTCGACCGATCACAGGGAGTGAGATTGGTGTGGGTGGCGAGGTGAACGGGCATGTCAGCCTGTTCCCTAGAGGCGAGTGCACCGGCGGGACAAGCGCCGCCTACGATCAGGGAACCACGCGCCCGCCGCCACTACACGACCGTACTCTCCGGGCCTTCGGAACAGTCTCGCTGGCCTGTCATTCGAGGAAGGGAAGACAATGAGCAAAGCTGTATTTATATCGGAAAATCGGCCACCCAGGACTCAGGTGCCGCAAAGCCAAATCGCAAAGGCGGGTGACTTCCTCTTTCTGAGCGGCGTGTCCGCACGCAGCGATGACGGCAAGGTGGTCGGGCATGGCGACATCAAAGCGCAGACCCGTCAGATCTTCACCAATATCCAGAGCGTCCTGGCCGTGGTGGGCTGCGACCTGACCGACATTATCAGGTTGACCACCTACCTAGCGACGCCTGCGAGTGATCTGGAAGCTGCGCACAAATACATCGACACGCGGATGGAATTCTTTGGCGATCATCGCCCGGCAAGCACCGGGGTCAATGTCGCTGGCCTGATGCTGCCCGAGATGCTGGTCGAGGTAGATGTCATAGCTTACGCGCCGCACGCCGTGATCGGACCAAATGCCAAGATCATCGGTGGAGCAAAATAATGCGGATGATCGACGCAGGAATATTCATCCCTGTTGGCAACCGCGGATGGGTTGTTTCTAGCAACGCCCCCGAGGAGGAGGATGCTTCGTACCCGCGCGTTCTGACAGTGGTCAAGAAAGCTGAGGCGCTAGGATTCGATTTCGCGCTTAGCCCGGCGATCTGGCGCGGTTACCAAGGATCAAGTGAATACTGGATGCGTTCGCTTGAATCGCTGACGCTCTCGGCCGCTTTGCTGCAAGCGACGAGTAGGATCATGGTGTACGGCACCGTCCATATGACGGTCTATCCGCCAGCCACCATTGCCAAGATGATTGGTACGCTGGACCAGATCGGCCCTGGCCGCGTGGGGCTGAACCTGGTGACAGGAGCAAACTATCTCGATCTGTCACATCTCGGGCTCTGGCGAGATGGGTTGGACCATGATGAACGGTACGATCTGGCTGACGAGTGGATCACCGTTGCCAAGCGCCTCTGGAGCGAGGGTGTCGTATCGCATAAAGGCCGGCACTTTGCATTGGATGAAGCAGTCATGGGACCGAAGCCGTCGCGGCTGCCACCTCTGGCCAATGCAGGAGCGTCCGGGCGGGGGATGAAGTTCGCGGTCGACAACTGTGATATCGCCTTCATCGCCACCGGCGAGGGCCAAGAGTACATCGCTGCGGCCAAGAGCGCGCGCACCACTGCAGGGGCGGCGGGCAAGTCCGATCTGAAGATCTATGGTCTGTTTACGTTGATTCCCGGCGATACGGATGATGATGCCCGAGCCAGGCTGGCACACTTCGATGCTGGTGTTGACCAGGAGGCACAAGCCCATATTGCGCAGGGCTATGCGATGAATCCGAACGCCAAAGATGTCAGCACGATATCGAAGGGGCGGGGCGGTCATGGCACCGGCAGTTCTGTCGCTCGGTGGACTATGATCGGCTCATACGAGTCGCTTGCCGGTCGCATCGCAAAGGTCGTCGACGAAGGCGATCTCGACGGGATCATCCTCGTCGTACCCGACTATGTGACGGATCTCGAAGCGATTGCAGGGAGGACTCTGTCGCGCCTTGTCGAGTACGGGATCACCTGTCGCGTCGGTCAAGCGTAATGCGGTTTGCCATGGGCAGTTGGCAAAGGCACTCAGAAGAGGATCTCGCTGTCGAGCCGCTGTCTGGCGGCCAGGGTCGCCAGGGCGTGTCGATAGCCGCGTCGGATGCGGCTCAGGCGCAGAGTGTATTTCGTTTCAGCGCAAGACCGGGCCCGGCATCCGGCTGACCACAGCGGCATCATCGCGCCAAGCCGCCGGACCGCAACTTTATCTCGGAATCCGACACTGGGAACATCATGCGTGCGCCGGTTCCGGGGCGGGTGATGTTATCCCATCAGTCCTGAAACAGGAGCATGCAATGTACGTAGTGAAGGAAACGGCCGCAGCCATTGCGGAGGCTGCCCGATGAGCGTCGAATACGTCACGTCGTCACCGCGGATTGCGCTTATCGGCGCCGGAAGCGGCCCGCTCATCATTTTCATGCACGGTATCGGCGGCGGGAAGGAAAACTGGATTGAACAGATTCCAGCCTTCGCCGGCGAGTTTCACGCAGTTGCCTGGGATGCCCGAGGATACGGCCACTCCGACGACTACGAGGGACCGTGCCGCTTCGAGGATTTCGCCGCAGACGTTGTGCGAATCATCGACTTCTATGGCGCGAGGAAGGCACATCTGATTGGCCTCTCCATGGGCGGCCGCATCGCTCAGCATTGCTATTTCAGGGCGCCCGACCGCGTCGCTTCCCTGACGCTATGCGATACGCAGATGACTTTCGAGAACCGCTCCGATGCGGACCGCGAAGCGTTCCTTGCGTCGCGCCGCGCTCCACTTCTCGCGGGGAAGACGACGCGCGACATCGCCCCGGCGGTGATCGGTTCCCTCGTTGCTCCAAACGCATCGAAGCGGGCGCTCGACCAGGCCATGGAAACCATGGGGCAGTTGCGCACGGAGAATTACCTGAAGACGATGGAAGCGGTTCTGCGCGAGCCCATCGCGGGTGACTTCAGCAAGATCGATGTTCCAGTCCACGTTGTCGTGGGCGAACTCGACAAATTGACTCCACCACCCATCAGCGAGGACATCGCGCGGCGCATCCCTGGGGCGAGGTTCTCCATCATCCCTGGAGCGGGCCACCTCAGCAACATCGAAGAGCCCCACGCCTTCAATCTTGCCGCGCTGGAATTCGTCCGCGACGTCGAACGAAGCCAGGCGTGAGTGAATGATATGTCCTCCACAGACTGCACCAAACAGGATGCCGCGCGGGAAATTGTTGCTGCCTTCGCTGCATGTCCGGTTGCCACCATCAGCGACAATCTCGACCGTTCCGTTGGGGCGCGTGGGCTGACGATGATGTCGCAGTCGCGACGCATGATCGGACCGGCCTTTACCGTCAAAACGGCGCCGGGAGACAATGCTTGGATCCATCGAGCGCTCGACGTCATGTCGCCCGGGGATGTCCTGATCGTAGACGGTGGGGGATACGAAGATCGTGCGCTGATCGGCGAGATCATGATGCGTATCTCGCAGGCGCGGGGCGCGGCCGGCTGGGTTATCGATGGAGCCATCCGTGATCTCGACGTCATTGCATCAGGAGATTTCCCGGTCTTTGCACGCTCCTCGACCCATCTCGGGCCTTACAAGAACGGTCCCGGTGCGCTGCAGGTCTCAGTCTCGATCGGCGGAATGGTCGTCCATCCGGGTGATATCGTCGTGGGTGACATCGACGGCGTTGTGGCCTTCTGCCCCGAAATCGCGGCTGACCTGCTCGTAGCGGTCGAGAAGCAGATGGCGAAAGAGGAAGCCATCCTTCGGCAGATCGCAGATGGCACCTATCGCAATCAGTACGCCTGACATAGCCCCCCGTCGCGCAGATAGCGGTAGAGAAACGTGACGAAGCGGAAGTCGAGGCGGTCATCGGCTATCTGACCCAAACCAAGAGAGACTGAGTCATGACACAACATACGGACATCAAGGCGATCGACACCGAGCTGTTCCGGGCCCTGATGCGGCGCATCGCCTCCAGCGTCGCGGTGATCACGACGTCTTACGAAGGCCACCTACACGGCATGACCGCGACCGCGATCGCGAGCGTCTCTGCCGATCCCGCCCGGTTGTTGATCGTCGTCAACCGTTCGACCCGCAGCCATCCGCTGATCACGTCCAGCCGCACCTTCAGCGTCAACATGCTGGCCGAAACGCAGCGCGATCTCGGCACGCGGTTCTCATCTTCCAGCATCGAAGACCAGTTCGCCGGCGTCGATTACGAAATCGGCGTCTCCGGCAGCCCGATCTTGAAGGGAGCCGCCGCGCATCTGGAATGCTGTCTCGTCAGCGAGACCGATATGGGGAGCCACACCATCTTCGTTGGCGAGATCATCGGTGGTGCGCTTTCGCCCACGACCAACCCGCTTCTCTACCACGACGGTGCCTACAAGCGCCTGACGCCTCGGGTCAGCCCATACGATATCGCCCCATTTTTCCTTGAGCGCTGGTCGCCGCGCGCCTTCACAGACGAGACCATTTCGCCTTCAGATCTAATGCCCCTTTTCGAAGCCGCGCGCTGGGCGCCGTCGTCGATGAACGGCCAGCCTTGGCGCTTTGTTTACGTGCTCCGGGATAGCGCAGGCTGGAACGAGGTGCTGGACGGCCTCTCTAACACCAACCGTTCCTGGGCCTTCCGCGCTGCGGCACTCGTCGCCTTTCTGTCACAAGACTGGATGGATTTCGGCGGCGGACCGGTTCCGTCGCCAACGCACAGCTTCGATGCCGGTGCGGCCTGGATGTCCTTCGCCCTGCAGGCGTTTCTTTCCGGCTGGCACACGCACGGCATGGCCGGCTTCGACCAGGCGAAGCTTCGCCAGACGCTGCAAATCCGCGAGGGTTTCGCACTCAACGCCATCATCGCCATTGGCAAGATTGGCGATGCCGGAATGCTGACTGACAAACTGCGCGCACGCGAACTGCCGGTGGATCGCGCGCCGCTGGAGCAGTTGGTGTTCCAGGGCAATATGTAAGGCCAATCGCTTCAGCCTGCCTAACAAAATACGCCGGTCGCACCTAGAACATTGCGACCGAGGAGACGCGCAGGTAACATTCCTCGCGTTCAGTCCTCTAGTAATGCGTCTTAACGTCGTAGCCTTAAATTTGAGGTTGATGCGGCACAGGCGGCACAGACACTCGCTTGTGCTGCTGTGGCCTAACTCAGCTCCCGGACAATGGCAGCTTCGAGGAAGCCGGTTCGTCCGCCAAGCCGGCCGGAATAGGCGCGCATCGCTCCCGCTCGTAGGGGCAGCTCAAACGCCCGGTTTCAGGGATAGGCAAAGTTTGCCCGAACCTCCACGATGGGAGCGCATATCAGGCTATGTTGGTTACTTAGGCGGTCAATCTCGGTAGGTCCAATCGGTAACGGCTGCGACCTGTTTGAAGACACCATCGACGCCATTGGCTGTAGGGTCGGCTCGTTGAAGCCACTCCTCAGCCCACGCGATCCAATCCTCAACGCTGCGTCCATCGGTCTCCGCCGAGGAAACAGTGTCCATTGATCGCAATGCCGACAGGAAATCGCGTACGGCGGCGAGTTCGTGCCAATCCTGTGACAGCTCCCTGAATTTTCGCCAGCGGTTAGCGTCTCGCTTGCGTCGTTGCTGCTCTTCATACCGGCGTCTCTCGGCGAGCTGGCGCTCGCGCTCTGCCACCTCTCGATCCTTGCGCTGTTGAACGAGCAATGGTCCGGCAGCGACGAAAGTGGCCAGAATATCAGGCAGCATGCCCTCCATTGGCTGTTTTTCGGATTCAAGCCATTGGCGCGTAAGGCCTGCCGGCCATTGCCAGGTCTTGATCTCAATAGCCAGCAATCCGGTCGGCACCAGTTCCTTCTTCCAGCCGTTGTCGCCAGTTGAGCGCCATCGCTTCTCGTCTTTGGTCAGAGGCCGCCGTTCCTGCTTTTGCTTCTCGCGAACCTGAAACTCCACCTTTTCGCCCAAGACTTCGGCGACCAGACGACCGCGCTCCCCCTGCGCAACCTGTCCGCCTTGGCGCTCAATCGCCTTGAAGCCATCCGCGAGATTATCGATCGCATCGTCATCACACCCGGCCCGACACGCCGGGACCTCACCGTCACCCTGCAAGGCGAGCTTGGCACAATCCTCAACTGGATCGAGCGAACCGGAAAGCCAGGCTACAAGCCGGCGATCGATACCCGCTCATCGCAGTTGTCGGTCTCGGTCAAAACTCGGGCAGGTCTGCGCCTCATCAATTTCACCGTGATGCCTTTGCTCGACTGGGTGCGCACCGGGCTGGACACGACGCTGGAGAGCGGGGCTGAGGCGCTGGGCTTCGACATCATCGATTTTGCGGTGTTCGATGTCTTTCTGCTGCAACGCCCCGGCGCGGCGGACGAGCTGGCCTCGAAACTCCTGGCGGCCGCCGAGCATCGCTACACCACCACGCCGCGCGCTCTGGGACGAGCTTCTGCGCACGCTGATCCGCGGCTTGCCCGGCGGCCCCGGGCACTACGAGAGCGGCGAATTCCACGCGCTGCTGGCCGCCTATCAGCAACTCGGAACCGAGGCCTACCGGCGAAACCTGATTGATTTCTTGGGCGAGGTCACCCGGACCTGCGAGGAAGAAGGCGCGGTATTCGCCATCCATCCCGACGATCCGCCAATCCCGCTCTGCGGCCTACCGCGGATCGCCAGCACGCTCGACGACTTCGGCAAGATCTTCGATGCCGTTCCTTCGCCGGCCGCTGGGATGATCTTCTGCTCGGGCTCGCTCGGCAGCAGGCGCGACAACGTCCTTGCCGATTTCGTCGCCGCGTTCGGGCCGCGCATCTTTTATGCACTTCCACGACGTATTCGTTTTCGCGACGATCTTGGCAGCTTCACCGAAGCCGAGCATCTGGGCGGCGAAGGGGCGTTTGACCTTCGCGACGTCATCGCTCTGTTGACGAGCGAGGAGGCGCGCCGCCGGGAGGCCGGCGTTTCGAACTGGGAGATTCCCTACCGCGCCGATCATGCGTGTCGGATCCTTTACGACCAGGGTAGGGCGGATTTCGTGCCGGGATACTCGCCGGTCGGCCTTGTCAAGGCGACGGCGGAGCTGCGCGGCATGATCCACGGGCTGGACGCAGGGCGTGGGGGCGCTACATCAAATTTCAGGTCTTGTGGTAGTGGCTAAATGGAAGCGCAGAGACGCCTGGGATACGGGCCAAGGCCCAGAGAACCGGAAGCTGAAGCAGCGGTGCTCGGCCTCGTTGAAGGACAGGAGTTCGTGGTGACGGAGGGCGAAGATGATGAAGTCCGTATCCTGCTGCAAAAGGCGCACAGCCCGAGGCCGCGAAGCGCGAAAAGGAGGCGCTGACGCATATCTCCCCTCTGGCTCAGCGTAAGCTATGTCGAGCCACGTTTCGCGCCCCTAGAGGTTGGTGGTTCCGATGATCCGGGACCTTCTGCCGCGTGACAAGCGATAGACACCACGTCCCCCACAGCGCTCCGTCCTTCCGGAGCGCTGTGGGGCTGCCGCTCACGCCAGATATTGGCTGACACCGAGGTGGTTGACGTCGCAGTCGAAATTCCAGATCCTGTCGCTCGCTACGATCCGACGCAGAGCGGCGGTGGACATCCGCGTTCGGGTGGACAACAAGACGGCTATGGCGCACTGTTGCGGGCAATGCGCGAGCAATCCCATCATCGACGGTGACCCATGGCGGCCGACTACATCATTGGTCCGAACATCGAAAATCAGCGGCTGACGCGTTCCGTGAGTGGTGTCGATCACGGTGGTCAAGCAGTCGATATCTCGGTCGTCGAAGAACGGCCGCTTACCATCTTCCTCAATTCGCAGGAGATCGTCACGGCGATGACGATCGGCGACTATCCGGAATATCTGGCGCTTGGTTTCCTGCGC contains:
- a CDS encoding ABC transporter substrate-binding protein, which encodes MTIKYIPFALTRRKLLAAAAATATTLAMPAIAQTRRKIGISYGIATLDSSADAVYASIPISFGFYAEEGLDVEIMPVAGAQLATNLMVSGQASAMVTGAGGIFGGRSNGIPVVGFMCPIPDNYQSVAVLKDGPIKSFADMKGQTIGTNSPALIPTIEMIVRAQGWDPKDVPVLVVGSSLPALDALQRGRVQALFLWDAVYALFETNGAQLNYFLPEPLRRIGYSQANSTLASTVEKEPELIEKIARAMAKSIVVMAAAEPAELTKLHFQTFPASRPNGLSEQHLIDLDGRRLAARKQFMRLQQRVFDRTEKIGDVSDEAIEFAATVMFEGKAIKEVLPASAYFTRQFVPAMNDFDVAPIIARARAFRA
- a CDS encoding ABC transporter permease, translating into MTMENFVSFLYAIGAFIASFLLWELAVVIFEPGILLPAPTQVLFALINGIDLYPHHLAMTIYATVAGFLIAFVLGVASAAVISEVRFLERTIYPILVGFQAMPRIALAPVIIVWCGYGIESKIALGALSAFFPIFLNMLHGLKIADNEQVALMRTLRATRVQLFWKVKLPSSMPFLLAGANIGLLFSMLGVIVGEFLGSNTGMGYLIVNQSALLDTAGVFATAIILAIVGTIFHFGVEYARHKILFWASQSEISGRAA
- a CDS encoding ABC transporter ATP-binding protein, which codes for MKDVETRSGESVVIDAVSKTYQTRNRASVVALAPSTLSIRDGEFVSILGPSGCGKTTLLNLIAGLLTPTSGSIAIHGSPVADQASIGYVFQRPVLLPWRRIIDNVLLPAEVLGLEPREEYAERARQLLTMIGLQGFENAYPAELSGGMQQRVAIARALAFDSPVLLMDEPFAALDAMTREDLNLELQRIWKATGRTMIFVTHNIPEAILLSDRIVVMTPRPGRILEVLDVDIPRPRSLSVMGHPRFGEIADHIRSLFPERHAGGEE
- a CDS encoding LysR substrate-binding domain-containing protein; the protein is MHSFKGNIRVCNVLIPCYPFSMIDLRRLRAFSAWMQTGSVSMAAEHLGLSQPAVSRLLHDLAESLKMGLFVREGRRIVPTSDAIALYNEVDMILAGMTRIDEMSKGLRNDQHRQLQIACTPAAAFGLLPAAMKSFVAEFPDVEISMEMSIPGDLRDWSGLGNFDLALSLMPMAYPDAMIKLLARVEAIAAMPSTHPLAKKQIITRDDLSDQRIILPTRNTPIYAQWQAALRIDKPAHVKNFYTTSAVSACQWAEAGVGVAVIDLFNGVAYGDRLQFRPLMPALMVEYVAMIPKNKRRSVVVDQFMAHLHGAVRTLQDGWDYSQHQTSVD
- a CDS encoding RidA family protein translates to MSKAVFISENRPPRTQVPQSQIAKAGDFLFLSGVSARSDDGKVVGHGDIKAQTRQIFTNIQSVLAVVGCDLTDIIRLTTYLATPASDLEAAHKYIDTRMEFFGDHRPASTGVNVAGLMLPEMLVEVDVIAYAPHAVIGPNAKIIGGAK
- a CDS encoding LLM class flavin-dependent oxidoreductase, producing MRMIDAGIFIPVGNRGWVVSSNAPEEEDASYPRVLTVVKKAEALGFDFALSPAIWRGYQGSSEYWMRSLESLTLSAALLQATSRIMVYGTVHMTVYPPATIAKMIGTLDQIGPGRVGLNLVTGANYLDLSHLGLWRDGLDHDERYDLADEWITVAKRLWSEGVVSHKGRHFALDEAVMGPKPSRLPPLANAGASGRGMKFAVDNCDIAFIATGEGQEYIAAAKSARTTAGAAGKSDLKIYGLFTLIPGDTDDDARARLAHFDAGVDQEAQAHIAQGYAMNPNAKDVSTISKGRGGHGTGSSVARWTMIGSYESLAGRIAKVVDEGDLDGIILVVPDYVTDLEAIAGRTLSRLVEYGITCRVGQA
- a CDS encoding alpha/beta fold hydrolase; translated protein: MSVEYVTSSPRIALIGAGSGPLIIFMHGIGGGKENWIEQIPAFAGEFHAVAWDARGYGHSDDYEGPCRFEDFAADVVRIIDFYGARKAHLIGLSMGGRIAQHCYFRAPDRVASLTLCDTQMTFENRSDADREAFLASRRAPLLAGKTTRDIAPAVIGSLVAPNASKRALDQAMETMGQLRTENYLKTMEAVLREPIAGDFSKIDVPVHVVVGELDKLTPPPISEDIARRIPGARFSIIPGAGHLSNIEEPHAFNLAALEFVRDVERSQA
- a CDS encoding RraA family protein, which gives rise to MSSTDCTKQDAAREIVAAFAACPVATISDNLDRSVGARGLTMMSQSRRMIGPAFTVKTAPGDNAWIHRALDVMSPGDVLIVDGGGYEDRALIGEIMMRISQARGAAGWVIDGAIRDLDVIASGDFPVFARSSTHLGPYKNGPGALQVSVSIGGMVVHPGDIVVGDIDGVVAFCPEIAADLLVAVEKQMAKEEAILRQIADGTYRNQYA
- a CDS encoding flavin reductase; protein product: MTQHTDIKAIDTELFRALMRRIASSVAVITTSYEGHLHGMTATAIASVSADPARLLIVVNRSTRSHPLITSSRTFSVNMLAETQRDLGTRFSSSSIEDQFAGVDYEIGVSGSPILKGAAAHLECCLVSETDMGSHTIFVGEIIGGALSPTTNPLLYHDGAYKRLTPRVSPYDIAPFFLERWSPRAFTDETISPSDLMPLFEAARWAPSSMNGQPWRFVYVLRDSAGWNEVLDGLSNTNRSWAFRAAALVAFLSQDWMDFGGGPVPSPTHSFDAGAAWMSFALQAFLSGWHTHGMAGFDQAKLRQTLQIREGFALNAIIAIGKIGDAGMLTDKLRARELPVDRAPLEQLVFQGNM
- a CDS encoding mannonate dehydratase, whose translation is MLLANLKLHLFAQDFGDQTTALPLRNLSALALNRLEAIREIIDRIVITPGPTRRDLTVTLQGELGTILNWIERTGKPGYKPAIDTRSSQLSVSVKTRAGLRLINFTVMPLLDWVRTGLDTTLESGAEALGFDIIDFAVFDVFLLQRPGAADELASKLLAAAEHRYTTTPRALGRASAHADPRLARRPRALRERRIPRAAGRLSATRNRGLPAKPD
- a CDS encoding mannonate dehydratase — translated: MPGGPGHYESGEFHALLAAYQQLGTEAYRRNLIDFLGEVTRTCEEEGAVFAIHPDDPPIPLCGLPRIASTLDDFGKIFDAVPSPAAGMIFCSGSLGSRRDNVLADFVAAFGPRIFYALPRRIRFRDDLGSFTEAEHLGGEGAFDLRDVIALLTSEEARRREAGVSNWEIPYRADHACRILYDQGRADFVPGYSPVGLVKATAELRGMIHGLDAGRGGATSNFRSCGSG